From the Candidozyma auris chromosome 2, complete sequence genome, the window TAGTACACAAGTATTCCGTTAGTTGTTGGCAACTTCCTCCACCGATGGACAAGTGCAAAGCAAGTTCATGTCGCCAAAAGCGTCGTCCAAACGTGCAACCGTAGGCCAACACTTCTGcgtcttcaagaaaggCAAGGGGTAGGCAGCCTGCTCTCTCGTGTATCCACGGTTGTCCCACTCCTCCTGGGGCGTGGAAACAACGTCAGCGAGGGAGTGTGGAgcattcttcaacacctgGCCCAAAGATTCGCCGTTTGCGTAGGCGTCGATCTCCTTTCTGATCGACAACATCGACTCGACAAACCTGTCGAGCTCCTCCAAGTTCTCAGACTCGGTGGGCTCAATCATCAACGTTCCGGCAACAGGGAACGACATGGTGGGGGCGTGGAAGCCGTAGTCCTGCAAACGCTTGGCCACATCGATGGCCTCGATGCCCACAGACTTGAACTCACGCAAGTCAATGATGAACTCGTGAGCGCAGTGCTTGATGCCTTGTTCCTTGGAGGCTGTTGGGTCCACAAACAACACCTGGTAGGCATCCTTCAACCTGTGAAGCATGTAGTTGGCGTTGAGCATGGCAAGGGCAGAAGCATAAGGCAAGCCCTTGGAACCAAGCATCTTTATGTATGAGTAAGACACTGGAATCACCGCGGCGGAGCCGAAGGGAGCAGAGTTGACGGCCTGGATTGATTCAGCGGTAGCGTGGGGCGTTTGCACGAAATGGTGTTTTGGCAAGTATGGCACAAGTCTCTCGGCAACGCACACAGGGCCCTGGCCGGGACCACCACCGCCGTGAGACAAGGCGAAAGTCTTGTGGATGTTCAAATGGCAAACATCAGCACCCAAGTCACCTGGCGAAGTAAGGCCGACCTGGGCGTTCATGTTGGCACCGTCAAGGTAAACCAACCCGCCGTGGGAGTGAACAGTGTCAATGGCATCTCTCACGCCAGGCTCAAACAAACCGTAAGTGGATGGGTATGTGATCATGATGGAGCACAAATTCTCCTTGTGCTTTTCTGCCTTGTCTTTTAAATCAGAAAGGTCAATGGAACCGTTGTCCAAGCACTTGACTGGAACCACTTTAAGGCCACACATGGCAGCACTTGCAGGGTTGGTTCCGTGGGCAGACACTGGGATCAAGCAGATGTTACGCTTTTCGTACTCGCCATTGGCTTTGTGGTATTGACGGATCAAAGAGAGACCTGTGTATTCACCTTGAGCACCAGAGTTGGGCATCATGGTGGTGGCAGCAAAACCAGTAATATCGTTCAAGTCGTGCTCAAACTCGGAGATCAATTCCTTGTAACCCTCAGCCTGGTCTGCTGGGGCAAATGGGTGAATCAATGCAAAGCCTGGCATCGATAAAGTTTGCATCTCAACGGTAGCATTTAACTTCATGGTACATGAACCCAATGGGATCATGGAGTTGGCCAACGACAAGTCCTTGGACTGCAACAAGTGCAAGTAACGCAACATGGCGGTCTCAGAGTGGTGTTTGTTGAACACCTCGTTGGGCAAGATCTCGTCgcttctcaaaagctctgCAGGGATCTTTGGCAACTCTTCAGGCAAATGAGCAGCAGTACCAGTGAAAAGCTCCACCAATCCTTCCAAGTCGGCTTGGGTGACGGTCTCGTCCAAGGCACAGGACACGGTTGAGTCGTTCACCTTAAACAAGTTGATGTTATATTTGTCTAAAGcgatcttcaaaagctcatcagCACCAACACCGTTCAACTCGACAGACAAGGTGTCAAACCAAGTAtcgttgagaagcttgtgaGGAGAGTTGTTGGCAATCGCATCAGCAAGGACAGTAGTGTAGCCGTAGACACGAGAGGCAATGTTTTTAAGGCCAGCTGGACCGTGATACACAGCGTACATGGCGGCCATGTTGGCCAAAAGAGCCTGGGCGGTGCAGATGTTGGAGGTGGccttttctcttttaaTATGCTGCTCACGAGTCTGCAACGCCAATCTCAAGGCTGGCTTGTTCAATCTGTCCTTGGACACACCGACGATTCTGCCTGGCACTTTTCTAGAGAATTTTTCagtggttgcaaagaaagcggCGTGGGGCCCACCGTAGCCAAATGGAACACCAAATCTCTGGGAGGTGCCCAAGGCGATATCGGCGCCAAAGTCTGCTGGAGGCTTCAACACAGTCAATGCAAGCAAGTCAGTGGCCATGGCAAAAAGGCCCTTGTTTTTATGGATAATGTCGCCAatcttggtgaagttgtGAAGAGAACCGTCGGTGGCAGGGTATTGAACCAAGGCACCGCAGACGTCGGCGGCAATCTGCTCAAGTTGAGCTACTCCCTCCTCAGTGGTCAAGGGAAGCACCACAACCTCGACGCCGATGTTGCCTGCGCGAGATTCAATCACGTCCAAGGTCTGAGGGTGCAACTTGGCATCCACAAcgtacttcttctttttggaacGCAGATTCACAAACGACATGGCCATAGCCTCTGCGGCAGCGGTGCCCTCGTCCAACAAGGAAGCGTTGGCAATGTGCAACCCGGTCAAGGAGCTCACCATGGTCTGGTAGTTGAGCAACGACTCCAAGCGGCCCTGAGAGATCTCGGGCTGGTACGGAGTGTACGAAGTGTACCACTCGGGCAGCTCCAACAAGTTACGCTGAATCACAGGCGGAACAATGGTTCCATGGTACCCTTTGCCAATGAAGGACTTTGCGATTCtgtttttcgcagccatttcgccCAAGTGCGCGAGCATCTGCTGCTCCGTGTACCCTTGCTGCGGCAGCACTTTCAAGGGCCTCTTGACAAGCACATGGGGAGGAATCAGCGCCGTCAAAAACTCGTCCATGTCCTTGTACCCCAACGACTTGAGCATGTGACTGACGTCTTCAGGCGAAGGCCCAAAGTGGCGGCGAGCAAAAGTGTCAAGCTCAGCATAGGTAGGACCCTCTTTCAGCGGATTGTAGACTTGCTGGTAGTTGGCGCTCGAGGTGTTGGCGGTAGCAAGCCCGCGAGCGCTGGGAGCGAGGCCTTGGGGGAGGCTCTGGGGAAGGCCGTGAGCAAGTGATGAGTGCGATAAGATAGCAGGAGAGAGGTTGACACGAGTAGAGACCCTGAGACGCCTGGAGGCGGCACGTGCCACTGCTGCTCTGaacatgaagaaaagaaggaaaaggtGGTGGAGTTGTGATTGGATTCGCTATTTCTGGGGAACCCGGTGCTTATATATCTCTAGGGTGGACTCGGGAAGCAGTCAACAGAGTCAGAAACGGCACCACCGCACCGGTGCGCGCCTGGGGGATGGGGCTCCCTGCATCGCCTGGGGAGATGGAATGAGCATCGGCTGGAGGGCACACTTTGACTCGGTTCGCGAGGCCTCACCCTGGAAATTACAAAATGTCAcctggctgcaaatgggCCACTAGAAGTTTTCTTCGTATAGAAatattgaagagaaagagaccaAACTCAAGAGGTTATGGTGGAGGTTTTTGAATTGAGTTCGGTTTCTGGACAAGTAGGAAAGccgttgttgttgttcattgatgttttcttcatGGGCCTGCCCGCGAACCCTCGGTTGACTTCGCTCATCACAGGATCGATAAGGGTACTTGTCACCGATCCATGTCTGGTAGAGGTATAAGTTTTTAGTTGAGATCTGTTACTGTTGATCTGGTGATTCTGTTTTACGATGCTACGTTTATtattatatttttttttgatcttttttttttttttttatgcCTAGTAGTTAAATCTTGATCAGCTTGCTGAAattttcactttcttgCTAAATGTGCCCGTCTGTGCGGAATTATTCACATCAAGGCTGCAATCAATGAGACAAATGAAGGTACCACGATATACATCAAATACATCGTAACTTTCACAAAACCTGCTCTGAAATGACGTAGGGCTTGATACGATAATAGTTTCAGATTCGTCTGCTAAACTCCTGAATTCAAACCTTGGGAAGCTCGGCACAATATGCCCATATCAACTACTACTTCTTCCAACTCCTACACTGTTTTTCAAGCTAAATATATTATTTCAATGACACTAAAATGAAACTAGCTTATTTCTTAGCAGCCTTCTGGGCAGCCTTGGTAACCTTACCGGCCTTGTCGGACTTCTCAACAGACTTGATGACACCGACAGCAACAGTCTGTCTCATGTCTCTAACAGCGAATCTACCCAATGGTGGGTAGTCAGTGAAAGCCTCAACACACATAGGCTTGGTTGGCACCATCTTGACAATAGCAGCGTCACCggacttgatgaactttgGCTCgtcctccaacttcttaCCGGTTCTTCTGtcgatcttctcaatcaagGTGTCGAACTTACAAGCAATGTGGGCAGTGTGACAGTCCAACACTGGAGAGTAACCAGAGGAGATCTGACCTGGGTGGTTCAACACAATAACCTGGGCGGTGAAAGACTCG encodes:
- the GCV2 gene encoding glycine decarboxylase subunit P, with protein sequence MFRAAVARAASRRLRVSTRVNLSPAILSHSSLAHGLPQSLPQGLAPSARGLATANTSSANYQQVYNPSKEGPTYAELDTFARRHFGPSPEDVSHMLKSLGYKDMDEFLTASIPPHVLVKRPLKVSPQQGYTEQQMLAHLGEMAAKNRIAKSFIGKGYHGTIVPPVIQRNLLESPEWYTSYTPYQPEISQGRLESLLNYQTMVSSLTGLHIANASLLDEGTAAAEAMAMSFVNSRSKKKKYVVDAKLHPQTLDVIESRAGNIGVEVVVLPLTTEEGVAQLEQIAADVCGALVQYPATDGSLHNFTKIGDIIHKNKGLFAMATDLLALTVLKPPADFGADIALGTSQRFGVPFGYGGPHAAFFATTEKFSRKVPGRIVGVSKDRLNKPALRLALQTREQHIKREKATSNICTAQALLANMAAMYAVYHGPAGLKNIASRVYGYTTVLADAIANNSPHKLLNDTWFDTLSVELNGVGADELLKIALDKYNINLFKVNDSTVSCALDETVTQADLEGLVELFTGTAAHLPEELPKIPAELLRSDEILPNEVFNKHHSETAMLRYLHLLQSKDLSLANSMIPLGSCTMKLNATVEMQTLSMPGFALIHPFAPADQAEGYKELISEFEHDLNDITGFAATTMMPNSGAQGEYTGLSLIRQYHKANGEYEKRNICLIPVSAHGTNPASAAMCGLKVVPVKCLDNGSIDLSDLKDKAEKHKENLCSIMITYPSTYGLFEPGVRDAIDTVHSHGGLVYLDGANMNAQVGLTSPGDLGADVCHLNIHKTFALSHGGGGPGQGPVCVAERLVPYLPKHHFVQTPHATAESIQAVNSAPFGSAAVIPVSYSYIKMLGSKGLPYASALAMLNANYMLHRLKDAYQVLFVDPTASKEQGIKHCAHEFIIDLREFKSVGIEAIDVAKRLQDYGFHAPTMSFPVAGTLMIEPTESENLEELDRFVESMLSIRKEIDAYANGESLGQVLKNAPHSLADVVSTPQEEWDNRGYTREQAAYPLPFLKTQKCWPTVARLDDAFGDMNLLCTCPSVEEVANN